In Polyangiaceae bacterium, the genomic window GCGGGGGCCCCTGTGGTAAACACCGCGGGCCTTACCGCTCCGGGGCGGTAGTTAAGTTGGTTATAACGCCGGCCTGTCACGCCGGAGGCCGCGGGTTCGAGTCCCGTCCGCCCCGCTCAAATCCTGCCTCAGTGTTGCCTCCGCTCCTCTCGCTTTGCGGAGCGCTTCGGTGCAGCGCAGGTGACCTTGACGGTCTGGGGGTTGTAGACGCCGGCGGTCGCGAGCTCGACCAGGCCGTTGGCGAAGGACGTCTCCGTCTCGATCTCCGACCAGCCCTCGGGGCAGATGCGCTCCATGTCGTAGGGGCCGCTGGCCTCGGAGGTGCCGCCGACGAAGCCGGAGTGCCAGCGCTCGTCGACCTCCATCGGAGTCGTGCCGGCGGGCAGGCCCGAGCGCACCGTGGTCGAGTAACAGCCCGTCGCCGCGAGGGCGAGGGCGGTGACGAGCATCAGCTTCAGGGTGGTCATCACTTCACCTCCGAGCGCGCCGTGAGGCGGGGGGAGTCACTGCAGGTCACGTACACCTTGCGGGGCGTGTAGATGCCCAGGGTCACGATGCCCAGGGTGGTGGTGCCGGCGTTGCCGCCGGTGCGGACCGCCGCGACCTCGCCGCTGCAGTAGCGCTGCGCGTCGATCTCGGCCTCGCCGACCGTGCCGAAGACATAGTGGTGGTTCCACTCTTCGTGCGTCGGCTCGCGCTTGGCGGCCTCCGGCTCGGCGACGAAGGTCGCCTTGTAGCAGCCGGTGCTGGAGAGCGCGGCGATGAGCAGCGCCGCTGTCTTGACGATGGTGTTCACGATTCGATCCTCCCGGTCCGCTCTCGAGGTCGGACACGACCACGACCCATTCAAGCGGCGTGCCGAAGGGCCGCTCCTCTGATTGCGCGGACTTGGCGCGTTCTGTCCGCTGTCCGCCCTCGGACAGCTGTCCGCGCTGCGGACGCGCTGGCGGACGGCACGGCTTCTGCGCTCGACTCGGGCCCGCGTGCGAGCTCGCAGCGATCAACGACAGCAGAGCGTCGTCTTGCCCGACGTCTGTACGCTGCCGGTGGGCGTGCCGCCGATTGCGGTGCAGGAGCCGTTCGGCGTCTTGTCGCTGGCCGGCACCCGCTTCAGCGACCAGGTCGCGCCGCCGCTCAGGTTGTAGCTCTTGCAGCTCGTGGTGGTGAAGGTGGGGAAGGGACCAAAGTCCACGCAGCCTGCCTGGGTCATGAGCTGGAACGTGTCGGTCGCGCAGGTCAGCCCGAGGCTGAGGCAGGTGCAGTTGCCGCAGGCGCGCTGATCCGTGCCGCCGGTGTAGATGGTCTGCGGCGACGGCCAATCGCTGGGACACGGCGTGGTCCCGGCGTCGAGCACGCACGACCTCGGCCCGGCGGCGTCGTCCTTGGGAACGCACACCTGCCCGGCAGCGCAGCCTCCGGCCGGGAGCGGGCAAGTGTCGGCGACGGACTGCCAAGAATCCGGGTTCGTGAGCGACGATGTCGACGCGGGGCAGGCGGCGCCCGCGGCAGAGGTCGGCCCGAGCACGCACGAGATCGCCCCGTTCCCGGGCGCACCGAAGTTGGAGCAGGTCGAGACGTTGATGGCGCTCAGCGAGTTGCAGCTCGCGTCGCCGATGGAGCACGAGATGGGCGTGCTGCCGCACGTTCCAATGGGCGAGCCGCAAGTGCAGGGCGTGCAAGAAGCCGCGCCGGCGGGGCCGGAGAGGTAGCGCGTCGCGCTGCTGCCGTCCGCGCAGGCGATGGGCTTGCCCGTGCCGCCGGACCACGGCGCGGTGGTGGTGAGCACGGCGGTCCAGCCGCTCGGCACCGACACGCAGGTGAACGCCGGGACGCAGTCCGAGTCGGCGCAGTCGATCTCGCCGTCTTGGTCGTCGTCGACGCCGTTCTGGCAGCTCTCGATGCCGGTATTGGCGCCGCTGCCGCCGCTGCCGCCCACGGAGCCGCCGGCGCCGCCGGCGCTGCTGCCGCCGCTTCCGCCCTTGCCGCCGCCGCTGGCGATGATGCCCGCCGTGCCGCCGGTTGCGACGGGATCGGCGATGGTCATGCAGGCAGAGACGCTGACCAGGGCCACGAGCGCGCCGGCGAGCGAAGCAGCAATCGCGCGGCGCGAGCTCATGACGCGCCCAGCATACTCCGGTTGCGTCGTCGGTGCTCGCTCAGTCCCTCGACTTGGCACTATGCTCGTCCGCACCATGTCGAGCTTCGAGGATGTCATTCCGAGCCCCGCCGAGGTGGACGCGGTGCTGCCGGTAGTTGCCGGCCGCTCCGACCACGTGGTCGCCATCCTGGTGACCGGTCGCGGTGTCGAGCGCACGAGCTGGAGCGACGAGGTCGAGGTCAGCGAGGACGATTTCGAGCGGCTGCTCACCGAGAAGGCGCCGGCCCCGGACGTGAACGATCTGAACGGCGCGAAGTTCCGCACGCTCGAGCCGGCGTCGCGCAGCGCGACGACCCAGCGCTGCAGCGAGTGCCAGTTCCGGCCCGAGAACAACCGCTGCCTGCGCTGTGGCGGCACGGGGCGCGTGACGGCGCACGGCGACGAGAGCGCGCCTTGCTCGGCGTGCACCAACGGCATCGCGCATCCGTGCTCCGTGTGCAAGGGGACGCGTCGCTCGGTGCGCGTGAAGCTCCTGTTCGGCGAGGATCGCCTGCGCCACTTCGCGCACATCTTCCTGCCCGAGCTGCCTTTCGGCCTGCGCGAGCCGCTGACGCGCTTCTTCAAGGCGCGCAGCAGCGTGCCCGACGTCCTCAGCATCGATCTGCGCGACGACTTCGCCGGTGCGGATGCGTACCGAGGCCGCCGCTCGAAGGCGGAGGTGCGGGGGCACCGCGCCGACGCGGCGCTCGGGCTCGCCAAGAACTACGTCGAGCGGGTCAAGCGCCTGCCGACCTTCGTGGCCGTCGAAGCTGCCGCCTTCGCTTGGCCCGTGGTGCTGCGGGGCGAGGACGAGTCCGCCTGCGCCGCCGTCAAGGACGAGCTCGGGGTCACGCACCGTTTGCCGTAGCGTCCGCCGGGGCCTTGGCGAATCGTTCGACCGCCGCGGCGCCGAGCGCTAAGCTCTTGGCTCGATGGGCTGCTTCGTGCGGGTCGCGCTGTGTCTGCCGCTAGTGGTCGGCTGCACGGCTTTCGACGGCGCCGAGGAGTTGCTCGACTCCGACGCGGGCGGGGACGCCCAGCTCGGCGGTAGCGGCGGATCCTTGGGCGACGGCGGCTGGGTCGGCGGCAGCGGTGGCACGAGCGCGGGTGGCACGAGCGCGGGCGGCACGAGCGCGGGCGGCACCAGCGCGGGCGGCACGAGCGCGGGCGGCACCAGCGCGGGTGGCACGAGCGCGGGTGGCACGAGCGCGGGTGGCACGAGCGCGGGTGGCACGAGCGCGGGTGGCACGAGCGCGGGCGGCACGAGCGCGGGCGGTGGCAGCGGCGGCGGCGCGTCGTGCCAAGGCCCGGCGGACTGCGCCGACGGCAACCCCTGCACCAACGAGAGCTGTACCGGCGGCCAGTGTGTGAAGACCTTCGTTGGGTCCGGAACGGCGTGCGGGAACAACACGGTGTGCGACGGCGCCGAGACCTGCGACGGCAGCGGCAACTGCCAGCCCGGAACTCCGCCTCAGGTCAACGACAACAACGCCTGCACGGTCGATTCTTGCGATCCCGTCACGGGCGTGAAGCACACGCCGGTGAGTGTCACCGACAACGACGCCTGCACCACGGACTCCTGCAACCCGACCACGGGCGCCATCTCGCACACGCCGGTGAACATCGACGACGGCAACTCGTGCACGACCGACTCCTGCGATCCGGTGACCGGGGTCAAGCACACCCCGAAGACCAGCTTCAGTCAGTGCGGCTCGAGCTGCCCCGCCGGGTATCACGTGTCGGCGCTCGGGACGAGCTGCTCCTGCGGAAGTTGCAGCTCGTCTCAGGCCACCTGCGCGCCGGACTGTGGGAACAGCTTCAGCAAGTGCGGCTCGGGGTGCCCGAGCGGGTACCACGTGTCGTCGGTGGGGACGAGCTGCTCGTGCGGGACGTGCAGCTCGACGCAGGTGACCTGCGCCGTGGACAGCGGCAATAGCTTCACCACCTGCGGCTCGAGCTGCCCGAGCGGGTACCACGTGTCGTCGGTGGGGACGAGCTGCTCGTGCGGGACGTGCAGCTCGACTCAGGTGAGCTGCGGCGTGAACAGCGGCAACAGCTTCACCGTGTGCGGCTCGAGCTGTCCCGCCGGCTACCACGTGCAGTCGTCGGGCACGAGCTGCTCCTGCGGCACCTGCAGCTCGACGCAGGTCAGCTGCGTGAAGAACTAGCTCGGCGCCGCGGCCGTGGCGCCGATGCCGATGGCGCGTCGCACCTTCGCACAGCGTGCCGAGACCGAGAACGGGATCAGGTCGCGGATGCGATCGGCGGCGCTGAGCCCGCCGACCACACGGCCGTCCACCGCGAGCATGCGCGCCGCGGCGGTGATGTCCCCGCACACCAGCAGGCCGGCGCGGCACGAGGCCAACTCGATGGCGCGGATCCAAGGCTTCAAGTCGAGGCGGCCGTCGCGGGCCTGCAGCGCTTCGACCACCCGCTCGAGCTCCGCGCGCCGCGCCGGATCGATGCGGGTGTGGAGCGCGTCGCGGAGCTGCACCACGTCCGAGGGCAAGCTCGACGGCAGGACCTGGGCCACGGCGGCGACCAGCACCGAGCGCAGCTCCGGCAGGGTTGGGAAGAAGGTGACCAGGCGACCGGTCAGGTGCTGGCAGGCCACCTCGCGCCCGATGGCGAAGGCCAGCTCGGGCACCGAGCGACCGGTGAGCATCGACTTGCCGAGCAAGAGCGCCGGCTCCGGCAGCGGGAGGTGTGCGATGCCGCCCGGGAGCTCCTCGGGCTTGGTGTAGACGTCCGGCAGCGGGATGCCCAGGACGGCGCACACCCAGGCGACCGTGCGCACGGCGGTGAGCGTGGTCTTCTCCGGGTCGTGCCGCTCGGCACGGGTCAGATCCGGCAGGCGGCGCGCCGCGCGCAGCTGCTCGATGCGCAAGCTCGTGGCTGCCGGAGCGACCGCGTGCACTATGCGCGAGACGACCTCGTCGTGCTCGGGGGCGTAGAGCTCCGCCCAGCTGGCAGGGTCGAACGCGGCGCGCGGACGCGGCGTCGTCTCCGGGGCGAAGCGACGGTAGACCTCTTGCTCGTCCACGTCGGCCTCGCCCAGGTGCACCAGGACGGCGCAGGCGCAGTAGCCCCGGTCCACGTCACCCAGGCGGGTGCACACTCGATACAGGTCGCGAAACGTCTCCGCCCGCGCCGGGCCCCACTCCGCGGCGTTCTCCAGGCAGCGCGCGGCGAGCTCGATCTCGTTGGTCTGCTCGAGCAAGGTGGCCAGGCGCGCCCGGGCCGTCACGT contains:
- a CDS encoding lipoprotein bor, with amino-acid sequence MNTIVKTAALLIAALSSTGCYKATFVAEPEAAKREPTHEEWNHHYVFGTVGEAEIDAQRYCSGEVAAVRTGGNAGTTTLGIVTLGIYTPRKVYVTCSDSPRLTARSEVK